From the genome of Leptospira andrefontaineae, one region includes:
- a CDS encoding LA_3334 family protein: MSKKFAFVFYGIFFFPSYLFTSEILFKNGDAYIAEEVSEEPEYILLSWKEKKYRIPKLELQRIDPRKKGPDSSYRYSEFKLSDGTQLKGILIEKKENKLILKTELGFVELDRYKILSHNFDEISSEVPIIPEKYLLETSKQKDWRIGLFGSGYYSWGPWGQTFPITYGVGAFLERDANSKFWFFGAISEASIGKGKNGNLSVWSQSLYFGKYYGYSSPYWLVGAGFSNLTRTGDERISAINPDLIFEFGWNWQTESRSSIRIGIRSQCSIEEGSNFCRSGLRFSWGLAI; this comes from the coding sequence ATGTCCAAAAAGTTTGCTTTCGTATTTTATGGGATCTTCTTCTTCCCTTCTTATCTTTTCACTTCTGAAATATTATTTAAAAATGGAGATGCTTATATTGCTGAAGAAGTTTCGGAAGAGCCGGAGTATATTCTTCTCTCTTGGAAAGAGAAAAAATATAGGATTCCCAAATTAGAACTCCAACGAATAGATCCCAGAAAGAAGGGCCCGGATTCTTCCTACCGCTATTCTGAATTCAAACTTTCGGATGGAACCCAACTTAAAGGGATCTTGATCGAAAAGAAAGAGAACAAACTTATCTTAAAAACGGAACTTGGTTTCGTTGAGTTAGATAGATATAAGATCCTTTCTCATAATTTTGATGAGATCTCATCCGAAGTGCCTATCATTCCGGAAAAATATCTATTAGAAACTTCTAAACAAAAAGACTGGAGGATCGGTCTTTTCGGCTCCGGATATTATTCCTGGGGACCATGGGGACAAACATTCCCGATCACATATGGAGTAGGCGCATTCTTGGAAAGGGACGCAAACTCAAAGTTTTGGTTCTTCGGGGCCATATCCGAAGCATCTATCGGAAAAGGAAAGAACGGAAACTTAAGTGTATGGAGCCAATCTTTGTATTTTGGTAAATATTACGGATATTCTTCCCCTTATTGGTTGGTCGGCGCCGGTTTCAGCAATTTAACAAGGACTGGAGATGAAAGGATCTCTGCGATCAATCCGGATCTGATCTTTGAATTCGGTTGGAACTGGCAGACAGAATCCAGGTCTTCTATTCGAATAGGTATTCGTTCTCAATGTAGTATAGAAGAAGGCTCTAATTTCTGCAGGTCCGGATTAAGATTCTCTTGGGGGCTTGCAATATGA
- a CDS encoding Kelch repeat-containing protein translates to MRGIYSVFIILFISKYFCFCTAAGLSEILGEESARAEFAFVAKLGPNSAVLSWNCSKVSKGTMYTSEGIIPSTQSSKTHFSEWKNLNANTSYKVILTCGSQKIEEGSILEFTTWISNDPPKTRGIWILGGIGNDGLPIKEVDLFDPVTDIWYSSITNVPSPRIFASIVHHKNKIYVIGGMENVSGTYVSSSKVEVYDPYTNIWETKSSLPSGSIGAVAGSIGGEIYILSGSNSTDMTNGPVFNTILKFYPELGINGQWISFSSASTIFNRVDMSGCAINGVIFYTGGRTYNSGSANSSTDGFAASANTTTSFSEPSLGESKHGAASVCILPSSQDPFPADGVYFAVIGGSTGSGNVFQPATSIIPTNRTEFYQLGSGSFSLGPSLPASIYFPAVQTSYETRKIFSFGGASSINIPENTVYSLDSGNPLGSAWVTHSSPMPRRRYAHKAIRIDR, encoded by the coding sequence ATGAGAGGAATATATTCCGTTTTTATAATTCTATTTATATCCAAATATTTTTGCTTTTGTACCGCAGCCGGTTTATCTGAAATTTTAGGAGAAGAATCTGCCAGGGCAGAATTTGCATTTGTAGCCAAATTAGGCCCGAACTCTGCTGTTCTTTCTTGGAATTGTTCGAAAGTTTCCAAAGGTACAATGTATACGAGCGAAGGAATTATTCCGAGCACCCAATCTTCTAAAACCCATTTTTCAGAATGGAAAAACTTAAATGCAAACACTTCTTATAAAGTGATATTAACCTGCGGATCTCAAAAGATAGAAGAAGGTAGTATTTTAGAATTTACCACATGGATCTCGAATGATCCTCCCAAAACAAGAGGGATTTGGATCTTAGGTGGAATCGGAAATGACGGGCTCCCTATCAAAGAAGTGGATCTGTTTGATCCTGTAACAGACATTTGGTATTCTTCCATTACAAACGTTCCTAGTCCAAGGATTTTCGCTTCTATTGTTCATCATAAAAACAAAATATATGTGATTGGCGGAATGGAAAATGTTTCCGGAACATATGTTTCCTCTTCCAAAGTGGAAGTGTATGATCCTTATACAAATATTTGGGAAACAAAATCTTCTTTGCCTTCAGGTTCGATTGGAGCGGTAGCGGGCTCTATAGGTGGTGAGATCTATATTCTTTCCGGATCGAACTCTACCGATATGACGAATGGCCCAGTATTTAATACAATTCTAAAGTTCTATCCTGAACTTGGAATTAACGGCCAATGGATCTCTTTTTCTTCTGCATCTACTATATTTAATAGAGTGGATATGTCCGGCTGTGCAATCAATGGAGTCATTTTTTATACTGGCGGAAGGACCTATAATAGTGGAAGCGCAAACTCAAGCACCGATGGTTTTGCTGCTTCGGCAAATACTACTACTTCTTTTAGCGAGCCTAGTTTAGGAGAATCCAAACATGGAGCGGCCAGCGTTTGTATTTTACCGTCTTCTCAAGATCCTTTTCCTGCAGATGGAGTTTACTTTGCAGTTATAGGAGGTTCAACGGGTTCCGGAAATGTGTTTCAACCTGCTACTTCTATAATTCCTACAAATAGAACCGAGTTTTACCAATTAGGTTCCGGCTCTTTTTCCTTAGGCCCAAGTCTTCCTGCGTCGATTTATTTTCCTGCAGTCCAAACTTCTTACGAGACTCGTAAAATTTTCTCTTTTGGTGGAGCTTCTTCTATTAATATTCCCGAAAATACCGTGTATTCTTTGGATTCCGGAAATCCATTAGGTTCCGCTTGGGTAACTCATTCTTCACCTATGCCAAGAAGAAGATATGCTCATAAGGCAATTCGGATCGACAGATGA
- a CDS encoding ankyrin repeat domain-containing protein encodes MSDMFQMIAAGHKAQVIYSLRENPDLASKQNPEGITPVLFALYYGKDDIINSYLNLGIPLNLFEAAALGNEERVKELVNSNPSIVHSYSPDGWTPLHLASHFGRLPIIQFLLEKGADIHAKSKSKLSIGNTALHSAVASWRVDAVALLLEHGADPNFTQDGGFSPLHIAASRQGNEQIVTLLLKKGANPDLKTEEGKTAREIAAERGVAFSA; translated from the coding sequence ATTTCCGATATGTTCCAAATGATTGCTGCGGGCCATAAAGCCCAGGTTATTTATTCTTTAAGAGAAAATCCGGATCTAGCCTCCAAACAAAATCCGGAAGGGATTACTCCTGTACTTTTTGCTCTTTATTACGGCAAAGATGATATAATCAATTCGTATCTTAACTTAGGAATTCCTCTTAATTTATTCGAAGCAGCGGCTTTGGGGAATGAGGAGAGAGTCAAAGAGTTAGTAAATTCCAATCCGAGCATTGTTCACTCTTATAGTCCTGACGGTTGGACACCTTTACATTTGGCATCTCATTTTGGAAGACTTCCTATTATTCAATTTTTATTGGAGAAGGGAGCGGACATACACGCTAAGTCTAAAAGTAAATTATCGATCGGTAATACTGCATTACATTCTGCGGTTGCTTCCTGGAGAGTAGACGCAGTTGCATTACTTTTGGAACATGGCGCGGATCCGAACTTTACTCAAGACGGCGGTTTTTCCCCTCTTCATATTGCCGCTTCCAGACAAGGAAATGAACAGATTGTTACTTTATTATTGAAGAAGGGAGCAAATCCTGATCTTAAGACGGAAGAGGGTAAAACCGCGAGAGAGATCGCTGCAGAAAGAGGGGTTGCTTTTAGCGCTTAG
- a CDS encoding YncE family protein: MRSAARFILPGFIILLTFCGDIERPPLYTLFLTPNLPNNIGVVTTDFASGGRFKVLNPELLLSYPGLTPIHSDAVARFGNGKVYILNRLNRDSVQVLDPDFGFQTRAEWSMGAGTNPTDIAIVGLNKAYVSLYGSRILRIIHPLTGASLGQIDLGGYSEPSAIPDNLPEMSGMQIVGTRLFVTLQRLDRNDPSGYFPPGAWGSLLLEIDTVTDSIISTYTFPVPNPVGKPQMLELFGETHLVFAAANRMGFLSQIDGGVVAFRLSSRTFRSGFLFQEAAAGGDILGVQIKNEQLGYASVLDASFNKTLQVFNPSTGQKLSTLLFIPSSYDASLTTILLAEDEILYVSNTQFTQPGVTMFDTRDNRLLTPAPISVDLQPFDLIQLKE; encoded by the coding sequence GTGAGATCGGCGGCACGTTTCATTCTTCCCGGTTTTATTATCTTACTTACCTTCTGCGGGGATATAGAAAGACCACCTTTATATACATTATTCTTAACTCCGAATCTTCCTAATAATATAGGAGTAGTCACCACTGATTTTGCAAGCGGGGGAAGATTTAAGGTATTAAATCCGGAACTTCTTCTTTCTTATCCCGGATTGACACCGATTCATTCCGACGCAGTAGCAAGGTTCGGGAATGGTAAAGTTTATATTCTAAATCGTTTAAATAGGGATAGCGTTCAAGTTTTAGATCCGGATTTCGGATTCCAAACTAGGGCGGAATGGTCCATGGGGGCAGGAACAAATCCTACAGATATTGCGATTGTAGGTCTAAACAAGGCTTACGTTTCACTTTATGGATCTAGAATATTAAGAATCATTCATCCTTTGACTGGAGCAAGTCTTGGGCAGATTGATCTGGGCGGATATTCGGAACCAAGCGCTATACCCGACAATCTTCCCGAAATGTCAGGAATGCAGATCGTAGGCACTCGCCTTTTTGTGACATTACAAAGATTGGATCGAAACGATCCGAGCGGGTATTTCCCTCCTGGGGCTTGGGGGTCTCTTCTTTTAGAAATAGATACTGTAACAGATTCTATTATTTCAACTTATACATTTCCGGTCCCGAATCCTGTAGGCAAGCCTCAGATGTTGGAACTTTTCGGAGAGACTCATTTGGTCTTTGCTGCCGCAAATAGAATGGGTTTTTTAAGCCAGATTGACGGCGGGGTGGTGGCATTCAGACTTTCTTCTCGGACTTTTCGCTCAGGCTTTTTGTTTCAGGAAGCTGCTGCGGGCGGGGATATACTCGGGGTTCAGATCAAAAACGAACAACTGGGTTACGCAAGCGTTCTGGACGCGTCTTTTAATAAAACATTACAAGTATTTAATCCAAGTACCGGGCAGAAGTTGTCGACTTTACTTTTTATTCCTTCTTCTTATGATGCAAGTTTGACCACAATCTTACTTGCGGAGGACGAAATACTTTACGTTTCCAATACCCAATTCACTCAACCCGGAGTTACTATGTTCGATACCAGAGACAATCGGCTTTTAACCCCGGCTCCTATCTCTGTGGATCTCCAACCTTTCGACCTGATACAGCTCAAAGAATAA
- a CDS encoding TonB-dependent receptor, translated as MHKRPKRFGKILHLGLFLFSVQIFSQESQKTETSTVKVVGKTSSNSQPENFRKNPTGFQTSIDLDQYNARYTNLPDVLEREAGVRIRRYGGLGSYSTLSLRGTNPNQSRIYIDGVPFNNSQGGEVNLADLPFDNLQSIEVYRSGAPVGFSGSAIGGSVNLVTRTGSGPPKTRVNIGAGSFNTGKGSITHTGTYGGIGTSVFLLGEKSDQNFSYLNNHGTLLVNPLDDTIDRRRNAQYERTSGMIGLSGDIGATKIKFWNDLNYRFHGIPGPASNQTQQVHRRYLRNTSSIGTDTKGLFDGLLRLETRAFTSFTNDDLFDPKSEFSKGTPNSSAQMGQSGFQITPTFYLLEYYQILKFHAGVERETFERSRSTPQNIDLKYEPGKTRTYTTFQVEDEFRFLDGKLVLTPGVSWDSYRDKFQSDEPWYRKQDPFASSIKTTEFSNPKTGLLWRFWEKENYSLEFKSNIAKQYRIPSFLELFGEVGTILANDSLKPERSENGDTGITGRYKNGELKSNITVSYFRKRIKDMILFIPNSQFTLRPENVDSARIDGAEVSHKTEYKGWKFLLEYTYQEAINTSPAPYLNGKYLPLRPKHEISGTIAYRGKTWELGFEGVYVGAVFKDRTNEYVNYQPARQIWNAYLTLVLYTSPEEEDPNKKGEKTPKELLLSIDLRNMGDKRVEDIVGYPLPGRNWFITLSGRF; from the coding sequence ATGCACAAAAGACCCAAACGATTCGGAAAGATACTTCATCTAGGGCTCTTTTTATTTTCCGTCCAAATATTTTCCCAAGAGTCCCAGAAGACTGAAACTTCCACTGTTAAGGTGGTGGGAAAGACCAGTTCGAATTCTCAACCCGAAAATTTTAGAAAGAATCCAACTGGTTTCCAGACTTCTATCGATCTGGACCAATACAATGCACGTTATACGAATCTTCCGGACGTTTTAGAAAGAGAGGCCGGTGTTAGGATCAGAAGATACGGTGGTCTCGGTTCATATTCAACTCTTTCTCTTCGAGGAACGAACCCGAACCAATCTAGGATCTATATAGATGGAGTCCCTTTTAATAATTCGCAAGGTGGAGAAGTAAATCTCGCGGATCTTCCCTTCGATAATTTACAAAGTATTGAAGTTTATAGAAGTGGCGCGCCCGTTGGATTTTCAGGTTCAGCGATCGGCGGAAGTGTAAACTTAGTTACAAGAACCGGATCCGGACCTCCTAAAACTCGGGTTAATATAGGAGCAGGAAGTTTTAATACCGGAAAAGGTAGCATAACGCATACTGGAACGTATGGAGGGATCGGCACCAGCGTATTCTTATTGGGAGAAAAATCGGACCAAAACTTCTCCTATTTAAATAATCATGGAACCTTACTAGTCAATCCTCTGGACGATACGATCGATAGAAGAAGAAACGCACAATACGAAAGAACTTCGGGTATGATCGGGCTTAGCGGCGATATCGGGGCTACTAAAATTAAATTTTGGAATGATCTAAATTATAGATTTCATGGAATTCCTGGACCTGCAAGTAATCAAACGCAACAGGTTCATCGCAGATATCTTAGAAATACTTCTTCAATTGGAACGGATACGAAAGGTTTATTTGATGGATTATTAAGATTAGAGACTCGGGCCTTTACTTCATTTACGAATGATGATCTATTCGATCCAAAATCGGAATTTTCCAAAGGAACTCCTAATTCTTCCGCTCAGATGGGGCAGTCCGGTTTTCAGATCACTCCTACTTTCTATTTATTAGAATATTATCAAATTTTGAAATTTCATGCGGGGGTAGAAAGGGAAACTTTCGAAAGATCCAGAAGTACACCTCAAAATATAGATTTAAAATACGAGCCTGGGAAAACAAGGACCTATACTACTTTTCAAGTAGAGGACGAGTTTAGATTTTTAGATGGAAAGTTAGTTTTGACTCCGGGAGTTTCTTGGGATTCGTATAGAGACAAATTCCAATCCGACGAACCTTGGTATAGAAAACAAGATCCGTTCGCTTCTTCAATAAAAACCACCGAATTTTCGAATCCTAAAACTGGACTATTATGGAGATTTTGGGAAAAAGAAAATTATTCTTTGGAATTCAAATCCAATATCGCAAAACAATATCGAATTCCAAGTTTCTTAGAACTTTTTGGGGAAGTTGGAACGATCCTAGCAAACGATTCTCTTAAACCGGAAAGAAGTGAGAATGGAGATACTGGTATTACCGGACGATATAAAAACGGAGAACTTAAATCCAATATTACGGTTTCCTACTTTAGAAAAAGGATCAAGGATATGATCCTATTCATTCCGAATTCACAATTCACATTAAGACCTGAAAATGTGGACTCAGCCAGAATTGACGGAGCGGAAGTTTCTCATAAGACGGAATATAAGGGCTGGAAATTTTTATTAGAATATACTTACCAAGAAGCGATCAATACTTCTCCCGCGCCGTATCTCAACGGAAAGTATCTTCCTCTCAGGCCTAAACATGAGATTTCAGGAACAATTGCATATAGAGGAAAAACCTGGGAACTTGGTTTTGAAGGAGTGTATGTAGGAGCCGTATTCAAAGACAGGACAAATGAATACGTAAATTACCAACCTGCTCGCCAAATTTGGAACGCGTATCTTACACTTGTATTATATACTTCTCCCGAGGAAGAGGATCCTAATAAAAAAGGGGAAAAGACTCCCAAAGAACTGCTCTTAAGCATAGATCTTAGGAATATGGGAGATAAAAGAGTAGAGGATATCGTAGGATATCCTCTTCCGGGAAGAAATTGGTTTATCACCTTAAGTGGGAGGTTTTAG
- the lsa26 gene encoding surface adhesion protein Lsa26 produces MKRIPSLRFLLLGIFILTTSSLSAAGTYSEGWTVAKLVQFESRGVIFESYEGLLEVYTINDSEACDELKDECFVPAKQKIEFSVRPENADVVNFLSKSLNQEILVQYRVHRFEAIALSSDYEVIGAQLQERSLPKGLPDKIVSKSKSGGKRNFSVTGRILSLEYKGTMIGTWEGLYLDETRNKIHPFSITDEEIATFATNTIKFGLRYFLGVSVAYVKGMRNSYYDIYEINFKAPAGALEPVGNTQ; encoded by the coding sequence ATGAAACGAATTCCATCCTTAAGATTTCTTTTATTAGGGATCTTTATTTTAACTACCTCATCCTTATCCGCAGCCGGAACTTATTCCGAGGGTTGGACTGTTGCAAAATTGGTCCAATTCGAAAGCAGAGGGGTTATTTTTGAATCTTACGAAGGTCTGTTAGAAGTTTATACTATAAACGATTCAGAAGCTTGCGACGAATTGAAGGACGAATGTTTTGTTCCGGCAAAACAAAAGATCGAATTCAGCGTACGTCCTGAAAACGCAGATGTGGTGAACTTCTTAAGCAAAAGTTTAAACCAAGAAATTTTGGTCCAATACAGGGTCCATAGATTTGAAGCAATCGCATTGTCTTCCGATTACGAAGTAATAGGAGCTCAACTACAAGAGAGATCTCTTCCAAAAGGTCTGCCTGATAAGATCGTAAGCAAAAGTAAATCAGGTGGAAAAAGAAATTTTTCCGTTACAGGGCGTATTCTAAGTTTAGAATATAAGGGAACTATGATTGGGACTTGGGAAGGATTATATCTGGACGAGACCAGAAACAAAATCCATCCATTCTCGATAACCGACGAAGAGATCGCGACCTTTGCCACAAACACTATTAAATTTGGACTTAGATATTTCTTAGGAGTTTCTGTAGCTTACGTAAAAGGTATGAGAAATTCTTACTACGATATTTATGAAATTAACTTCAAAGCTCCTGCGGGCGCGTTGGAGCCGGTTGGCAATACCCAATAA